One window from the genome of Frankiaceae bacterium encodes:
- the bldC gene encoding developmental transcriptional regulator BldC — translation MSSRTPEAEPLLTPAEVATMFRVDPKTVTRWAKSGKLTSIRTLGGHRRYRESEVRNLLAGIPQQRSE, via the coding sequence ATGAGCAGCCGCACTCCTGAGGCAGAGCCCCTCCTGACGCCGGCGGAGGTCGCGACGATGTTCCGCGTGGACCCGAAGACGGTCACCCGCTGGGCAAAGTCCGGCAAGCTGACGTCGATCCGGACGCTCGGCGGACACCGCCGGTACCGCGAGTCGGAAGTCAGGAACCTCCTCGCGGGCATCCCGCAGCAGCGTTCCGAGTAA
- the lepB gene encoding signal peptidase I codes for MDVMDPALIAQPEEDEEHTKRSYTKEMWFLLLVALGLALLLKSFLIQAFFIPSGSMEKTLHGCSGCSGDRVLVNKVVYKFRDIHRGEIVVFNGKGTNFTSETTVDPPKNLVQKVLREVQSWIGFGAPGDKDFIKRVIGVEGDVVACCTDGHVTVNGEELIEPYVYYSDTSTKPMEFGPTTVPDGELYLMGDHRDGSSDSRFNGTVPEKAVVGRAFAIFFPVSRATVLGVPSTFDPPGGPQAAPHVLGFALAVPITVVRRRLRVRTD; via the coding sequence ATGGACGTCATGGACCCTGCGCTGATCGCTCAGCCCGAGGAGGACGAGGAGCACACCAAGCGCTCGTACACCAAGGAGATGTGGTTCCTCCTCCTGGTGGCCCTCGGGCTGGCGCTGCTGCTCAAGTCGTTCCTCATCCAGGCGTTCTTCATCCCGTCCGGCTCCATGGAGAAGACGCTGCACGGCTGCAGCGGCTGCAGCGGCGACCGGGTGCTGGTCAACAAGGTCGTCTACAAGTTCCGCGACATCCACCGCGGCGAGATCGTCGTCTTCAACGGCAAGGGCACGAACTTCACGTCCGAGACCACCGTCGACCCGCCGAAGAACCTCGTCCAGAAGGTGCTCCGCGAGGTCCAGAGCTGGATCGGCTTCGGCGCGCCGGGCGACAAGGACTTCATCAAGCGGGTCATCGGGGTCGAGGGCGACGTCGTGGCCTGCTGCACCGACGGCCACGTCACGGTCAACGGCGAGGAGCTGATCGAGCCGTACGTCTACTACAGCGACACGTCGACGAAGCCCATGGAGTTCGGGCCCACGACGGTCCCCGACGGGGAGCTGTACCTCATGGGCGACCACCGCGACGGGTCCAGCGACTCCCGCTTCAACGGCACCGTCCCCGAGAAGGCGGTCGTCGGCAGGGCGTTCGCGATCTTCTTCCCCGTCAGCCGCGCCACGGTGCTCGGCGTGCCCAGCACGTTCGACCCGCCTGGCGGCCCCCAGGCGGCCCCGCACGTGCTCGGATTCGCGCTGGCAGTGCCCATCACGGTCGTTCGGCGACGACTTCGGGTTAGGACGGACTAG